One window of the Chryseobacterium sp. CY350 genome contains the following:
- a CDS encoding M48 family metalloprotease, translating into MIRKFTFFLLLMFSAIFFAQIYTPLDTSDYAQRKEFARNYMANNELLIKDLKSKYSGKAGSELPKIYKELGKDFDDKVKNKDFTFNSVFDAKVKSLIERLRKNNPQIPQNLKILIAKNNTPNAFCFADGTFVINMGLFSWLNNDDQLASVISHELGHKITEHTLKAFLSMINQNQTDKMVVQNIKSNKVNRNQRAFDVLRDRIYQKGAKNRKQEMEADSLGYVVFKNSDFKKNEFINALKRLEDFDTISPRQLNVETYKKFFNLPKQEFNDKWLAKEDFSLYNYNNFNNKLNKDSLKSHPEVTLRINNLKKIFPELKSEVADEKASESYAILEKIARMETLPNFYHSEDYGLGIYTSLQFLQDGEEEKYYKNWLGKCFGKIYEARKNYNLNRYLDRVDPKNQSESYQQFLNFMWNLSLDEIKNIADYYQNKES; encoded by the coding sequence ATGATCAGAAAATTTACTTTTTTTTTGCTGTTGATGTTTTCTGCGATATTCTTTGCACAAATATATACACCGCTTGATACTTCAGATTACGCTCAGAGAAAAGAGTTTGCTAGAAATTATATGGCAAATAATGAACTTTTGATTAAAGATCTTAAAAGCAAATATTCCGGGAAGGCCGGGAGCGAGCTTCCGAAAATCTATAAAGAATTAGGTAAAGACTTTGATGATAAAGTCAAAAACAAAGATTTCACATTCAATTCTGTATTTGATGCAAAAGTGAAAAGTCTGATTGAGCGTTTGAGAAAAAATAATCCTCAGATTCCGCAAAATCTGAAAATTCTGATTGCTAAAAATAACACTCCGAACGCATTCTGCTTTGCAGACGGCACTTTTGTGATCAATATGGGACTTTTCAGTTGGTTGAATAACGACGATCAGCTTGCCTCAGTGATTTCTCACGAACTCGGACATAAAATTACAGAACACACGCTAAAAGCTTTTCTGAGTATGATTAATCAGAATCAAACAGATAAAATGGTAGTTCAGAATATTAAATCAAATAAAGTAAACCGTAATCAAAGAGCTTTTGATGTTTTGAGAGACAGGATTTACCAAAAAGGAGCCAAGAACAGGAAACAGGAAATGGAGGCCGATTCTTTAGGATATGTCGTATTTAAAAACAGTGATTTTAAAAAGAATGAGTTTATTAATGCACTAAAAAGGCTGGAAGATTTTGATACAATTTCGCCCAGACAGTTAAACGTAGAAACATATAAAAAGTTTTTTAATCTTCCTAAACAGGAATTTAATGATAAATGGCTTGCAAAAGAAGATTTCTCTTTGTACAACTACAATAATTTTAACAATAAGCTGAATAAAGATTCATTAAAATCGCATCCTGAAGTTACTTTGAGAATCAATAATTTAAAGAAAATATTTCCGGAGTTAAAAAGTGAAGTCGCTGACGAAAAAGCATCTGAATCATACGCAATACTCGAGAAAATAGCAAGAATGGAAACGCTGCCCAATTTTTACCACTCTGAAGATTATGGATTGGGAATTTACACAAGTCTGCAGTTTTTGCAGGATGGTGAAGAAGAAAAATATTATAAAAACTGGTTGGGGAAATGTTTCGGCAAAATATATGAAGCCCGCAAAAATTATAATCTGAACCGATATCTCGATCGTGTAGATCCCAAAAATCAAAGCGAAAGTTATCAGCAATTCCTGAATTTTATGTGGAATCTGAGTTTGGATGAGATTAAAAATATCGCCGATTATTATCAAAATAAAGAATCCTGA
- a CDS encoding serine hydrolase domain-containing protein, with protein sequence MTVLFYFVVFIIAFTVLVYIFGYSYLFSGISKTYLRGKMSANIDDGRLFRSNIIHTTSPKLWEEHSDFNKKELSKEISDDLLHSNTASFLVIKNGKLLHEQYFNGYTPLSKTNSFSMAKAVTVMLFGKAIEEGKIKSCDEKFSDLFEKFKTKPFGKDLTLKNLAQMESGLDWDENYKNPFLPNARAYYGRNLMKAAFSRKFKEQPGQRFEYQSGSTQLLGFALKKSLNQTLSSYLSEKFWIPLGMEQNAEWSIDESGMEKTYCCIHSNSRDFAKLGQLFLDDGKVGDEQILNLNFIEQMKTPTEKSAGIYGMGFWINNDNPIKHYYFLGLQGQYIIMIPEHKMVIVRTGSYNNLPKTDRGRPDQVKFLVNETVKLFAQ encoded by the coding sequence ATGACAGTTTTATTTTATTTCGTTGTTTTCATCATTGCTTTTACGGTTTTGGTGTATATTTTTGGCTATTCATATTTGTTCAGCGGAATTTCCAAAACCTATCTCAGAGGGAAAATGAGCGCCAATATTGATGATGGCAGGCTTTTCCGAAGTAATATTATTCACACAACTTCACCGAAACTTTGGGAAGAACATTCTGATTTTAATAAAAAAGAATTGTCTAAAGAAATATCTGATGACTTGCTACATTCTAACACCGCCTCATTTTTAGTTATAAAAAACGGAAAACTTCTTCATGAGCAGTATTTTAACGGCTATACTCCACTTTCAAAAACCAACTCTTTTTCTATGGCAAAAGCAGTTACCGTAATGCTATTTGGAAAAGCTATTGAAGAAGGAAAAATAAAAAGTTGCGACGAAAAATTCTCTGATCTTTTTGAAAAATTTAAAACTAAACCTTTCGGTAAAGATTTAACTCTAAAAAATTTAGCTCAAATGGAATCTGGTCTCGACTGGGACGAAAACTATAAAAACCCTTTTCTGCCGAATGCAAGAGCATATTATGGAAGGAATCTTATGAAAGCAGCATTTTCAAGAAAATTTAAAGAGCAGCCCGGGCAAAGATTTGAATACCAAAGTGGATCTACACAATTATTAGGCTTTGCATTAAAGAAATCGCTCAATCAAACTTTGTCAAGCTATTTATCTGAAAAATTCTGGATTCCTTTGGGGATGGAACAAAATGCAGAATGGAGCATCGACGAAAGCGGAATGGAAAAAACCTACTGCTGCATTCATTCCAATTCAAGAGATTTTGCGAAACTCGGACAATTGTTTTTAGATGACGGAAAAGTAGGCGATGAGCAAATTTTAAATTTAAATTTCATTGAACAGATGAAAACTCCGACCGAAAAATCAGCCGGAATTTATGGAATGGGTTTTTGGATCAACAATGATAATCCCATCAAACATTATTATTTTTTAGGTTTACAGGGGCAATATATTATCATGATCCCGGAGCATAAAATGGTGATCGTGAGAACCGGAAGCTATAATAATTTGCCTAAAACAGATCGCGGAAGACCAGATCAAGTGAAATTTCTGGTAAATGAAACGGTGAAATTATTCGCGCAATAA